A window from Streptomyces sp. NBC_00271 encodes these proteins:
- a CDS encoding SCO2583 family membrane protein produces the protein MGGPGDPPEGTPEGAPAGGEDEYRSVVFDESFVRAARLQEFSAQERMADHAPAVRRRPTLQRGLPRQALILVLLIAVAFGTAIYMGVRHPYQTPAAQPPEPLRMTVIPLAPQTAVPGATSAEELYAHSPAAQFAVGADGIALPAYRRTAHFSDSQVVAALTTAKDYLVKSSLDPEVLTGVTNRPVRILLAPQQLDQFDQSFDHPAADGRHAPTGWLVRFDPTRAQLADSRIRVQGTLQAAEFDSSTLEVVADHTFVYALKPAGSDPNAKASLFTVRRELQFRFDRDDLRMHQAEVVVSYVQAGPLACSEDSATHLHPLLAGQTAKAGGPAGTDPYATGSATALCGSLATSSQPRV, from the coding sequence ATGGGCGGGCCTGGAGACCCACCTGAGGGGACACCCGAGGGCGCTCCCGCTGGTGGAGAGGACGAATACCGATCCGTCGTCTTCGACGAGTCGTTCGTCCGTGCTGCCCGCCTCCAGGAGTTCTCCGCGCAGGAGCGGATGGCCGACCACGCCCCGGCTGTACGCCGCCGTCCCACCCTCCAGCGCGGTCTGCCCCGGCAGGCGCTGATCCTGGTCCTGCTGATCGCCGTCGCCTTCGGCACCGCGATCTACATGGGCGTGCGGCACCCGTACCAGACCCCGGCCGCCCAGCCCCCCGAACCGCTGCGGATGACCGTCATACCCCTCGCGCCCCAGACCGCCGTACCGGGGGCCACGAGCGCCGAGGAGCTGTACGCGCACAGCCCGGCCGCCCAGTTCGCCGTCGGCGCCGACGGCATCGCGCTGCCCGCCTACCGGCGCACCGCGCACTTCTCCGACAGCCAGGTCGTGGCCGCCCTGACCACCGCCAAGGACTACCTCGTGAAGTCCTCGCTCGACCCGGAGGTACTCACGGGCGTCACCAACCGGCCCGTGCGGATCCTGCTCGCCCCCCAGCAGCTCGACCAGTTCGACCAGAGCTTCGACCACCCGGCCGCCGACGGTCGGCACGCGCCCACCGGCTGGCTGGTCCGCTTCGACCCCACCCGCGCCCAGCTCGCCGACTCCAGGATCAGGGTGCAGGGCACCCTTCAGGCCGCCGAGTTCGACTCCAGCACCCTTGAGGTCGTCGCCGACCACACTTTCGTGTACGCCTTGAAGCCGGCCGGCTCGGACCCCAACGCGAAGGCCTCGCTGTTCACCGTCCGGCGCGAGCTGCAGTTCCGCTTCGACCGCGACGACCTGCGCATGCACCAGGCCGAGGTGGTCGTCTCCTACGTCCAGGCCGGACCGCTCGCCTGCTCCGAGGACTCGGCGACCCATCTGCATCCGCTGCTCGCGGGCCAGACGGCGAAGGCGGGCGGCCCGGCCGGCACCGACCCGTACGCGACGGGCAGCGCGACGGCACTGTGCGGCTCACTGGCGACGAGCTCGCAGCCGAGGGTCTGA
- a CDS encoding SCO2584 family spore wall biosynthesis protein, with protein MPEDVGGTPFPDGWEPDDDRDRGGADEEFASVVFDEDFVRAAVIHEPTAVERLLAAAQARAEASEAEARRAHSRGARGDDERYEDGFGPDGPGDFGHDPDLDDLDDTEILEGRYGAPGPYRRYGRAYGKQARWHRPVAWVLALVMGVGMVALAFTAVYRGASSGRQDQVPPPASTGLEQGQDKVTGTGPSASAEYSHSAVSAVPRTP; from the coding sequence GTGCCGGAGGACGTGGGGGGCACGCCGTTCCCTGACGGCTGGGAGCCCGACGACGACCGCGACCGCGGGGGTGCGGACGAAGAGTTCGCCTCCGTGGTCTTCGACGAGGACTTCGTACGTGCGGCGGTGATCCATGAGCCGACCGCCGTCGAACGCCTCCTAGCAGCCGCGCAGGCCCGCGCGGAGGCCTCAGAGGCCGAGGCGCGCCGGGCGCACTCCCGGGGTGCCCGCGGCGACGACGAGCGCTACGAGGACGGGTTCGGGCCCGACGGCCCTGGCGATTTCGGTCATGACCCGGACCTGGACGACCTCGACGACACCGAGATCCTCGAAGGCCGCTACGGAGCGCCGGGCCCGTACCGCAGATACGGCAGGGCTTACGGAAAACAGGCCCGCTGGCACCGCCCCGTTGCCTGGGTGCTCGCCCTTGTGATGGGCGTCGGCATGGTCGCCCTGGCCTTCACGGCGGTCTACCGGGGGGCCTCCTCGGGCCGCCAGGACCAGGTCCCGCCACCCGCCTCCACGGGCCTCGAACAAGGCCAGGACAAGGTCACCGGCACCGGCCCCTCCGCTTCGGCCGAGTACTCCCATTCGGCCGTGTCCGCGGTTCCCCGAACGCCCTGA
- a CDS encoding glutamate-5-semialdehyde dehydrogenase: MTTLSPYDSMSPVTQAAYRAKAAAADLAPLPRAEKDDALLAIADALEVRTSEIVAANAKDIARAREAGTSETVIDRLTLTPERVRAIASDVRDVVSLPDPVGEVVRGSTLPNGIDLRQVRVPLGVVGIIYEARPNVTVDAAALCLKSGNAVLLRGSSSAFESNTALVRVLRDAVGGAGLPADAIQLVPGEGRESVRELMRARGLVDVLIPRGGASLIRTVVQESTVPVIETGTGNCHVYVDANADLDMAIDILINSKAQRPSVCNSAETLLVHQDIAPEFLPRALDALADAGVTVHADERVLAYAKDSKATVVEATPEDWETEYLSYDIAAAVVDSLDRAVEHIRLWTSGHTEAIVTTSQQAARRFTQLVDSTTVAVNASTRFTDGGQFGFGAEIGISTQKLHARGPMGLPELTSTKYIVTGDGHIRR, encoded by the coding sequence ATGACCACGCTCTCGCCGTACGACTCGATGTCCCCGGTCACGCAGGCCGCCTACCGCGCCAAGGCCGCCGCCGCCGATCTCGCACCCCTGCCGCGGGCCGAGAAGGACGACGCGCTGCTCGCGATCGCGGACGCGCTGGAGGTCCGTACGAGCGAGATCGTCGCGGCCAACGCCAAGGACATCGCGCGCGCCCGCGAGGCAGGCACCAGCGAGACCGTCATCGACCGGCTCACGCTCACGCCCGAGCGCGTGCGTGCGATCGCCTCGGACGTGCGGGACGTCGTCTCGCTGCCCGATCCGGTCGGCGAGGTCGTGCGCGGCTCGACCCTCCCGAACGGCATCGACCTGCGCCAGGTCCGCGTCCCGCTCGGTGTCGTCGGGATCATCTACGAGGCCCGCCCGAACGTCACGGTCGACGCCGCCGCCCTCTGCCTGAAGTCCGGCAACGCCGTCCTGCTGCGCGGCTCCTCCTCGGCCTTCGAGTCGAACACGGCCCTGGTCCGGGTGCTGCGCGACGCCGTGGGCGGCGCCGGACTGCCCGCCGACGCCATCCAGCTGGTGCCCGGCGAGGGCCGCGAGTCGGTGCGCGAGCTGATGCGCGCCCGCGGTCTGGTCGACGTCCTCATCCCGCGCGGCGGCGCCTCGCTGATCCGCACGGTCGTCCAGGAGTCCACCGTCCCCGTCATCGAGACCGGCACGGGCAACTGCCACGTGTACGTCGACGCCAACGCCGACCTCGACATGGCGATCGACATCCTGATCAACTCCAAGGCGCAGCGGCCCAGCGTGTGCAACTCCGCCGAGACGCTCCTCGTGCACCAGGACATCGCACCCGAGTTCCTGCCGCGCGCCCTGGACGCCCTCGCGGACGCCGGGGTCACCGTGCACGCCGACGAGCGCGTCCTCGCCTACGCCAAGGACTCCAAGGCCACCGTCGTCGAGGCCACGCCCGAGGACTGGGAGACCGAGTACCTCTCGTACGACATCGCCGCCGCCGTCGTCGACTCGCTCGACCGGGCCGTCGAACACATCCGGCTGTGGACCTCGGGCCACACCGAGGCCATCGTCACCACCTCGCAGCAGGCCGCCCGCCGCTTCACCCAGTTGGTGGACTCCACCACGGTCGCCGTGAACGCCTCGACCCGCTTCACCGACGGCGGCCAGTTCGGCTTCGGAGCCGAGATCGGCATCTCCACGCAGAAGCTGCACGCGCGGGGACCGATGGGGCTGCCGGAGCTGACGAGCACCAAGTACATCGTCACGGGCGACGGACACATCCGGCGCTGA
- the proB gene encoding glutamate 5-kinase, with the protein MAEARRIVVKVGSSSLTTASGGLDADRVDALVDVLAKSRSGGEKEIVLVSSGAIAAGLAPLGLRRRPKDLARQQAAASVGQGLLVARYTASLARYGVRVGQVLLTSDDMSRRAHHRNASRTLDKLLAMGALPVVNENDTVATDEIRFGDNDRLAALVAHLVRADLLVLLSDVDGVYDGDPSKPGTSRMAEVRGPEDLAHVDIGTAGKAGVGTGGMVTKVEAARIAAAAGIPVVLTSAVHAAEALAGGDTGTYFHPTGKRSADRLLWLQHASTPQGALVLDDGAVRAVVDRRTSLLPAGIAAVEGDFTAGDPVELRDSTGRAVARGLVNFDAKEIPQLIGRSTRELARELGPEYEREVVHRDDLVLLHP; encoded by the coding sequence GTGGCGGAAGCCCGCAGGATCGTCGTCAAAGTGGGCTCCTCGTCGCTGACCACGGCCTCGGGCGGCCTGGACGCCGACCGGGTCGACGCGCTCGTCGACGTCCTCGCCAAGAGCCGCAGCGGGGGAGAGAAGGAGATCGTCCTCGTCTCCTCCGGAGCCATCGCCGCCGGTCTCGCCCCGCTGGGCCTGCGCCGCCGCCCCAAGGACCTGGCCCGCCAGCAGGCCGCCGCGAGCGTCGGCCAGGGGCTGCTCGTGGCCCGCTACACCGCCTCCCTCGCCCGCTACGGCGTCCGCGTCGGCCAGGTGCTACTGACCAGCGACGACATGAGCCGCCGTGCCCATCACCGCAATGCCTCCCGCACCCTCGACAAGCTCCTCGCGATGGGCGCCCTGCCGGTCGTCAACGAGAACGACACCGTCGCCACGGACGAGATCCGCTTCGGCGACAACGACCGGCTCGCCGCGCTCGTCGCCCACCTCGTACGGGCCGACCTGCTGGTCCTGCTCTCCGACGTGGACGGCGTGTACGACGGCGACCCCAGCAAGCCCGGCACCTCGCGGATGGCGGAGGTCCGCGGACCGGAGGACCTCGCGCACGTCGACATCGGCACCGCGGGCAAGGCGGGCGTCGGCACTGGCGGCATGGTCACCAAGGTCGAGGCGGCCCGGATCGCGGCGGCCGCGGGCATCCCCGTGGTGCTCACCTCCGCCGTGCACGCCGCCGAGGCCCTCGCGGGCGGCGACACCGGCACGTACTTCCACCCCACCGGCAAGCGCTCCGCCGACCGGCTGCTGTGGCTGCAGCACGCCTCGACCCCGCAGGGTGCGCTCGTCCTGGACGACGGTGCCGTGCGCGCGGTCGTCGACCGGCGCACCTCGCTGCTGCCGGCGGGGATCGCGGCCGTCGAGGGCGACTTCACCGCGGGCGACCCCGTCGAGCTGCGCGACAGCACGGGGCGGGCGGTCGCACGGGGTCTGGTGAACTTCGACGCCAAGGAGATCCCCCAGCTCATCGGGCGCTCGACCCGCGAGCTGGCCCGCGAGCTGGGCCCGGAGTACGAACGCGAGGTCGTACACAGGGACGACCTCGTGCTCCTGCATCCGTAA
- the rfbC gene encoding dTDP-4-dehydrorhamnose 3,5-epimerase — protein sequence MKVNPLGIEGAWEFVPQQHGDARGLFLEWYKAEHMAEAVGHPLDLKQANLSVSAAGVVRGIHFADVPPGQAKYVTCVRGAVLDVIVDVRVGSPTFGRWEAVRLDDHERKAVYLSEGLGHGFCALTDDATVTYLCSEGYAPQREQTVHPLDPAIGVEWPVAGEPELSAKDAQGPTLAEAREAGILPVYEECVAFRAALANRD from the coding sequence ATGAAGGTGAACCCCCTTGGCATCGAGGGCGCCTGGGAGTTCGTCCCCCAGCAGCACGGGGACGCCCGCGGCCTCTTCCTGGAGTGGTACAAGGCCGAGCACATGGCCGAGGCCGTCGGCCACCCGCTCGATCTGAAGCAGGCCAACCTCTCCGTGTCCGCCGCCGGTGTCGTGCGCGGCATCCACTTCGCCGACGTGCCGCCCGGCCAGGCCAAGTACGTGACCTGCGTGCGCGGCGCTGTACTCGACGTGATCGTCGACGTCCGGGTCGGCTCGCCGACCTTCGGCCGCTGGGAGGCGGTGCGCCTCGACGACCACGAGCGCAAGGCCGTCTACCTCTCCGAGGGCCTCGGCCACGGCTTCTGCGCGCTGACCGACGACGCCACCGTCACTTACCTCTGCTCCGAGGGGTACGCTCCCCAGCGCGAGCAGACCGTGCACCCGCTCGACCCGGCGATCGGCGTCGAGTGGCCGGTCGCGGGCGAACCCGAACTGTCCGCCAAGGACGCCCAGGGCCCCACGCTGGCCGAGGCCCGCGAGGCGGGGATCCTGCCGGTGTACGAGGAGTGCGTGGCCTTCCGCGCCGCGCTGGCGAACCGGGATTGA
- the rfbA gene encoding glucose-1-phosphate thymidylyltransferase RfbA: MRGILLAGGTGSRLWPITRAVSKQLMPVFDKPMIYYPLSTLVMAGLRDILIITGPAERPQFERLLGDGSDVGLNIRFATQEHPNGIAEAFVIGEGFIGDDSVALILGDNIFHGAGLGRQLARYREPQGGVVFAHAVSDPTAYGVVDFDEQGRARSIEEKPQNPKSRYAVPGLYFYDNRVVEIAKGLKPSGRGELEITDVNKYYLDRGELQVSVLDRGTVWLDTGTFQSLVQASEYVRVVEERQGMKIGCLEEAAWRAGFIDDARLRALAEPLTKSGYGDYLLDLLAYEA; the protein is encoded by the coding sequence ATGCGTGGAATTCTGCTCGCCGGTGGTACCGGTTCCCGACTGTGGCCGATCACCCGTGCCGTGTCGAAGCAACTGATGCCGGTCTTCGACAAGCCGATGATCTATTATCCGTTGTCCACTCTGGTGATGGCCGGGCTGCGGGACATCCTGATCATCACGGGCCCGGCCGAGCGCCCCCAGTTCGAGCGGCTACTGGGCGACGGGTCCGACGTCGGGCTGAACATCCGGTTCGCCACGCAGGAGCACCCCAACGGAATCGCCGAGGCATTCGTCATCGGTGAGGGATTCATCGGCGACGATTCCGTGGCGCTGATCCTCGGCGACAACATCTTCCACGGCGCAGGCCTCGGCCGGCAGCTCGCCCGCTACCGCGAACCCCAGGGCGGCGTGGTCTTCGCCCACGCAGTCTCCGACCCGACCGCGTACGGCGTCGTCGACTTCGACGAGCAGGGCCGGGCCCGCTCGATCGAGGAGAAGCCGCAGAACCCCAAGTCCCGCTACGCGGTGCCGGGCCTGTACTTCTACGACAACCGGGTCGTCGAGATCGCCAAGGGCCTCAAGCCGAGCGGCCGCGGCGAGCTGGAGATCACCGACGTCAACAAGTACTACCTCGACCGCGGCGAACTCCAGGTCTCGGTCCTCGACCGTGGCACCGTCTGGCTCGACACGGGCACGTTCCAGTCCCTCGTCCAGGCGTCCGAGTACGTGCGTGTGGTCGAGGAGCGTCAGGGCATGAAGATCGGCTGCCTCGAAGAGGCCGCCTGGCGCGCCGGGTTCATCGACGACGCTCGGCTGCGTGCACTGGCCGAGCCGCTGACCAAGAGTGGGTACGGCGACTACCTGCTCGACCTGCTCGCGTACGAGGCTTGA
- the rfbB gene encoding dTDP-glucose 4,6-dehydratase, producing MKILVTGGAGFIGSQFVRALLLGELPSGEGAQVTVLDNLTYSGNEENLAPVAGKAGYTFVHGDIRDFATVDDVMRGQDAVVHFAAESHVDRSIADSSPFVTTNVLGTQVLLDAAKRHGVGRFVHVSTDEVYGSIAEGSWTEDWPLAPNSPYSASKAGSDLLALSYHRTHGMDVVVTRCSNNYGQYHFPEKMIPLFTTNLLDGRKVPLYGEGLNVRDWLHVSDHCRGIEAVLRGGRAGETYHIGGGTEVTNKELTGMLLAACGAGWDMVEHVADRKGHDLRYSLSIAKIQEELGYTPLVTFEQGLADTVQWYRENRAWWEPLKAKAALPA from the coding sequence ATGAAAATTCTTGTCACCGGCGGTGCCGGGTTCATCGGTTCACAGTTCGTGCGGGCACTGCTTCTCGGCGAGCTACCCTCGGGCGAGGGCGCCCAGGTCACGGTCCTGGACAACCTGACCTACTCCGGCAACGAGGAGAACCTCGCCCCGGTCGCCGGCAAGGCCGGTTACACGTTCGTCCACGGCGACATCCGGGACTTCGCGACGGTCGACGACGTGATGCGCGGCCAGGACGCGGTGGTGCACTTCGCCGCCGAATCCCACGTGGACCGCTCGATCGCGGACTCCTCTCCCTTCGTGACCACCAACGTGCTGGGCACCCAGGTGCTGCTCGACGCCGCGAAGCGCCATGGCGTGGGCCGGTTCGTGCACGTGTCCACGGACGAGGTGTACGGCTCGATCGCCGAAGGCTCGTGGACCGAGGACTGGCCGCTGGCGCCGAACTCGCCGTACTCGGCCTCGAAGGCCGGATCGGACCTGCTGGCGCTGTCGTACCACCGCACGCACGGCATGGACGTCGTGGTCACCCGGTGCTCCAACAACTACGGGCAGTATCACTTCCCGGAGAAGATGATCCCGCTGTTCACCACGAACCTGCTGGACGGCAGGAAGGTGCCCCTGTACGGCGAGGGTCTGAACGTGCGCGACTGGCTGCACGTCTCCGACCACTGCCGGGGCATCGAGGCGGTGCTGCGCGGCGGCCGGGCCGGTGAGACATACCACATCGGCGGCGGCACCGAGGTCACCAACAAGGAGCTCACCGGCATGCTCCTCGCGGCGTGCGGGGCGGGCTGGGACATGGTCGAGCACGTCGCCGACCGCAAGGGCCACGACCTTCGCTACTCCCTGTCGATCGCCAAGATCCAGGAGGAGCTCGGCTACACGCCGCTCGTCACCTTCGAACAGGGCCTGGCCGACACCGTCCAGTGGTACCGCGAGAACCGCGCCTGGTGGGAACCGCTCAAGGCGAAGGCGGCGCTTCCGGCATGA
- the rfbD gene encoding dTDP-4-dehydrorhamnose reductase: MTRWLITGAGGMLGRDLAEVLSVRGAGTVTALTRQKLDITDAAAVRAAVAGHDVVVNAAAWTDVDGAESEEAAATRINGEGPRVLAEVCADSAAVLIQVSTDYVFPGNAAEPYPHDAPASPVNAYGRGKLVGERAVTELLPERGYVVRTAWLYGAHGRNFVATMLNLAGRRETVDVVDDQRGQPTWTVALARQIAELGEAAMAGGAPAGVYHGTASGTGTWFDLARAAFELTGLDPERVRPTTSEKFVRPAPRPAYSVLAHDRWAEAGVAIQPHWRDQLSEALKMIVPGERTSA; encoded by the coding sequence ATGACCCGTTGGTTGATCACCGGCGCGGGCGGCATGCTCGGCCGCGACCTCGCCGAGGTGCTCTCGGTACGCGGGGCGGGTACCGTCACCGCGCTGACCCGCCAGAAGCTGGACATCACCGACGCCGCCGCGGTCCGCGCCGCAGTGGCGGGTCACGACGTCGTGGTGAACGCGGCCGCGTGGACCGACGTGGACGGCGCCGAATCCGAGGAGGCCGCGGCCACCCGGATCAACGGCGAGGGTCCGCGGGTGCTCGCCGAGGTGTGCGCGGACAGCGCAGCCGTCCTGATCCAGGTCTCCACCGACTACGTCTTCCCCGGAAACGCCGCCGAGCCGTACCCGCACGACGCCCCGGCCTCGCCGGTGAACGCCTACGGACGCGGCAAGCTCGTCGGCGAACGGGCGGTGACCGAGTTGCTGCCCGAGCGCGGCTACGTGGTGCGCACGGCGTGGCTGTACGGCGCCCACGGGCGCAACTTCGTCGCGACCATGCTGAACCTGGCCGGCCGGCGCGAGACCGTGGACGTGGTCGACGACCAACGCGGCCAGCCGACCTGGACCGTCGCACTCGCCCGCCAGATCGCGGAGCTGGGCGAGGCGGCCATGGCGGGCGGGGCTCCGGCGGGCGTGTACCACGGCACCGCGTCCGGCACGGGCACCTGGTTCGACCTGGCGCGGGCCGCGTTCGAACTGACCGGTCTCGACCCGGAGCGGGTGCGTCCGACGACCTCGGAGAAGTTCGTGCGGCCGGCCCCTCGCCCCGCGTACAGCGTGCTCGCGCACGACCGCTGGGCCGAGGCGGGCGTGGCGATTCAGCCGCACTGGCGCGATCAACTCAGCGAGGCCCTGAAAATGATCGTTCCAGGCGAGCGGACCAGCGCGTGA
- a CDS encoding DUF2304 domain-containing protein — protein MKLWMLTSVTGVILVLCIVELLRRRKLKEKYAFLWVITGLVIIPLGFFPTGLDSVARAVGVASGVSLILFLSVAFLFIVCLQLSWEVGHLEEEGRTLSEEVALLRVDVQELRGQLADQERQAPTTVGADRGNLK, from the coding sequence ATGAAGTTGTGGATGCTGACCTCGGTCACCGGAGTCATTCTCGTCCTGTGCATCGTCGAGCTGCTGCGCCGCCGCAAACTCAAGGAGAAGTACGCCTTTCTGTGGGTGATCACCGGCCTGGTGATCATCCCGCTCGGCTTCTTCCCCACAGGTCTGGACTCGGTGGCCCGCGCGGTCGGAGTCGCCTCGGGCGTCAGCCTCATCCTGTTCCTGAGTGTGGCCTTCCTCTTCATCGTGTGCCTCCAGCTGAGCTGGGAGGTCGGCCACCTGGAGGAGGAGGGCCGGACGCTCTCCGAAGAGGTCGCGCTGCTCCGTGTCGACGTCCAGGAACTGCGGGGGCAACTCGCCGACCAGGAGCGGCAGGCTCCGACGACTGTGGGTGCCGACAGGGGGAACCTGAAGTGA
- a CDS encoding glycosyltransferase family 2 protein, with translation MIDSKRVLIIMPAWNEADGVADVIKEVYTTVPGVDVLVVDDGSADNTAAVARAAGATVLKLPYNLGVGGAMRAGYKFAHDRGYDVAIQVDADGQHDPRNVPELLERLDAGADLVMGARFAGTGEYEARGPRRWAMLVLAFWLSRMARAKLTDVTSGFRACDRDLINAFARWYPVEYLGDTVESTIAVVRAGYRVEQVPVAMRPRTTGTPSQSPWRATLYLGRIGMILLLAFSRRSSLNPARKVK, from the coding sequence GTGATCGACAGCAAGCGTGTACTGATCATCATGCCCGCGTGGAACGAGGCCGACGGCGTCGCCGACGTCATCAAGGAGGTCTACACCACGGTTCCCGGTGTGGACGTCCTCGTCGTGGACGACGGGTCCGCCGACAACACGGCCGCCGTCGCCCGCGCGGCCGGCGCGACCGTGCTGAAGCTGCCGTACAACCTCGGTGTGGGCGGCGCGATGCGGGCCGGCTACAAGTTCGCGCACGACCGGGGCTACGACGTGGCCATCCAGGTCGACGCCGACGGCCAACACGACCCGCGCAACGTGCCCGAGCTGCTGGAGCGCCTGGACGCCGGCGCCGACCTGGTGATGGGCGCGCGGTTTGCGGGCACCGGCGAGTACGAGGCGCGCGGTCCGCGCCGCTGGGCGATGCTGGTCCTCGCGTTCTGGCTGTCGCGCATGGCGCGCGCCAAGCTCACCGACGTCACCTCCGGCTTCCGGGCCTGCGACCGCGATCTGATCAACGCGTTCGCCCGCTGGTACCCGGTCGAGTACCTGGGTGACACCGTGGAGTCCACGATCGCCGTGGTCCGGGCCGGCTACCGGGTCGAGCAGGTCCCCGTCGCGATGCGCCCGCGCACCACCGGCACCCCGAGCCAGTCCCCGTGGCGGGCCACCCTCTACCTCGGCCGGATAGGCATGATCCTGCTGCTCGCCTTCAGCCGCCGTTCCTCGCTCAACCCGGCGCGGAAGGTCAAGTGA
- a CDS encoding glycosyltransferase family 2 protein: MTQVDTLDIMLPHYGDTALMQAAVQSVLDQTDKDWRLTVVDDGREEGVPEWFASLGDERVRYLRNEQNLGITRNFQKCVDLVESTHFTMLGSDDLMMPTYVETLRAAIEAEPGAAIYQPGVEVIDEHGNPVTTLGDEVKRRLYAPKTNDGKRLVLSGEPLAANLLGGNWLYFPSICWRTDAVKAVGFRENLSVIQDLALIIELIRRGEELVVDPAPAFRYRRHSSSLSSAEAATGARFGEAIRFFNEVADDLDRHGWPRAARSARRHLSMRLHALTMLPGALRHRRSDVVRRLLGYALTRSE, translated from the coding sequence GTGACACAGGTGGACACCCTCGACATCATGCTGCCGCACTACGGCGACACGGCGTTGATGCAGGCCGCTGTACAGAGCGTGCTGGACCAGACCGACAAGGACTGGCGCCTCACGGTCGTCGACGACGGCCGCGAGGAGGGCGTACCGGAGTGGTTCGCGTCCCTCGGCGACGAGCGCGTCCGCTACCTGCGCAACGAGCAGAACCTCGGCATCACCCGCAACTTCCAGAAGTGCGTGGACCTGGTGGAGTCCACCCACTTCACCATGCTCGGCAGCGACGACCTGATGATGCCGACCTACGTCGAGACGCTCCGCGCGGCGATCGAGGCCGAGCCCGGCGCGGCGATCTACCAGCCCGGCGTCGAAGTCATCGACGAGCACGGCAACCCGGTCACCACCCTGGGCGACGAGGTCAAGCGACGCCTCTACGCGCCGAAGACCAACGACGGCAAGCGCCTCGTCCTCTCCGGCGAGCCGCTGGCGGCGAACCTGCTGGGCGGCAACTGGCTGTACTTCCCGTCGATCTGCTGGCGCACGGACGCCGTCAAGGCGGTCGGCTTCCGTGAGAACCTGTCCGTCATCCAGGACCTGGCGCTGATCATCGAGCTGATCCGGCGCGGCGAGGAGCTGGTCGTCGACCCGGCGCCGGCCTTCCGCTACCGGCGCCACTCGAGCAGCCTCTCCTCGGCCGAGGCCGCGACGGGCGCCCGTTTCGGCGAGGCCATACGGTTCTTCAACGAAGTAGCCGACGACCTCGACCGGCACGGCTGGCCCAGGGCCGCCCGGTCCGCCCGGCGGCACCTGTCCATGCGGCTGCACGCGCTGACCATGCTTCCCGGGGCGCTGCGCCACCGCCGGTCGGACGTCGTACGCCGCCTACTCGGGTATGCCCTGACCAGATCCGAGTGA